Proteins encoded together in one Camelina sativa cultivar DH55 chromosome 9, Cs, whole genome shotgun sequence window:
- the LOC104710204 gene encoding DNA mismatch repair protein MLH3-like, whose product MNSIKPLPKGVHLSKRSGIMMFDMTRKVVEEHVFNSLDATKVSIFVGVVSCSVKVVDDGSGVSRDDLILLGKRYTTSKFHDLESSSENFGFRGGALALASISDNLVTGNQDKIYWEA is encoded by the exons ATGAATTCGATCAAGCCTTTGCCTAAGGGTGTTCATCTTTCCAAGCGTTCTGGAATTATGATGTTTGACATGACGAGGAAGGTCGTGGAGGAACACGTGTTTAACAGTCTCGACGCAACCAAG GTTTCTATCTTTGTGGGTGTTGTTTCGTGCTCTGTCAAGGTTGTGGATGATG gATCAGGCGTTTCCAGagatgatttgattttgttgggaAAAAGATACA CCACTTCAAAGTTTCATGATTTGGAGTCATCCAGTGAAAATTTTGGATTCCGTGGAGGGGCGTTAGCGTTAGCTTCGATATCAGATAATCTCGTTACTGGAAATCAGGATAAAATCTATTGGGAAGCCTAA